A window of Apodemus sylvaticus chromosome 9, mApoSyl1.1, whole genome shotgun sequence contains these coding sequences:
- the LOC127692271 gene encoding dnaJ homolog subfamily B member 3, which yields MVDYYEVLGVPRQASAEAIRKAYRKLALKWHPDKNPEHKEEAERRFKQVAQAYEVLSDARKREVYDRCGEVGEVGGGGAAGSPFHDAFQYVFSFRDPAEVFREFFGGHDPFSFDFFGDPLENFFGDRRSTRGSRSRGAVPFSTSFTEFPGFGGGFASLDTGFTSFGSPGNSGLSSFSMSCGGGAAGNYKSVSTSTEIINGKKITTKRIVENGQERVEVEEDGELKSLIINGKEQLLRIDTQ from the coding sequence ATGGTGGACTACTACGAGGTGCTGGGCGTGCCGCGGCAGGCCTCGGCCGAGGCCATCCGCAAGGCGTACCGCAAGCTTGCGCTCAAGTGGCACCCGGACAAGAACCCCGAGCACAAGGAGGAGGCCGAGAGGCGGTTCAAGCAGGTGGCGCAGGCCTATGAGGTCTTATCGGACGCCCGCAAGCGCGAGGTGTATGACCGCTGCGGCGAGGTGGGCGAGGTGGGCGGAGGCGGCGCGGCGGGCAGCCCGTTCCACGACGCCTTCCAGTATGTCTTCTCCTTCCGAGACCCCGCCGAGGTCTTCAGGGAGTTCTTCGGGGGCCACGACCCTTTCTCCTTCGACTTCTTCGGAGACCCGCTTGAGAACTTTTTTGGGGATCGGAGGAGCACCCGTGGAAGCAGAAGCCGAGGGGCCGTACCCTTCTCTACCTCCTTTACCGAATTCCCAGGGTTTGGGGGTGGCTTCGCTTCGTTAGATACTGGATTCACATCCTTCGGTTCTCCAGGAAACTCaggcctttcttctttctccatgtcctgcgGCGGTGGGGCAGCAGGCAACTACAAGTCGGTGTCAACCTCCACCGAAATAATTAATGGCAAAAAAATCACCACCAAGAGAATCGTTGAGAATGGCCAAGAAAGGGTGGAAGTGGAAGAAGATGGAGAGTTAAAGTCGCTGATAATTAATGGCAAAGAGCAGCTGCTTCGCATCGATACTCAGTAA